The DNA window GCACGGATTCCAGGCCGCTCTTCGACGGCAGTTCGAACGAGCGGCCGGTGACCGGCGCGTGTGTGACAGGGTCATGCTGGGCGCACCACACGGTCTTCACGCCATCCTGCACGATCTGCGCTTTCAGGATGAAGTCTTCGGCGCGGCCGATGGCTTGCTCCATCCGCGTGCGCTGCTGGGCCGTGAAGACGTCGCCCGCGAACGGCGGTCGTTGCCTGGCCGCGTCGTCCAGCAGTTTCAATACGCGGACCATCGCATTGTCGTTGAAGGTGGCGTTGTTCGAATAGACCGTGCCGGTGCGTGCCGGGTAGACCTGCGGGTAGCCGCCGGACGGGTATTGCATCCGCAACAGGAAGTCCATTGCCCTCCGCGCGGCGTCGCGGTGGACCGTATTGCCGCCGCGCCCGTACACGTCGGCCAGCACGCAGATCTCGGAAACGGTGGCGCCATTGTCGATCGTGCCCAGCTCGGTGCCGCCAGCGCCAAACCAGCCCGAACGTGGCGCCGTGCCGTTCCACGCAGCGGCATACCACTTTGTCTCCTTGTAGAAACCGCCGTGCGCCATCTGCCAGGAAACGATGTGGTCGGCCAGGCGCCGGTCAGCGGCCAATGCCGTGGCGGCGTCGGCGTTGCCGCTTAGCCAGCGGCGATAGGACGCCAGTTCGCCGTTGAGTGGATTGCCTTCCTGCGACAGCATGGGCGCCGCTTGCGCGCCACCCGGCGCACTAGCACAACCGGCGGCCGACATAGCCAGCGTGGACAAGGTGATGAGGCAGGTTCTTCGCTGCATGGGCGCCCTCGTAAGGTTGCCGTTGATTCTAGTTAATAGTTTAACTCCGGTAAACAGTTGCGGGCCGATTCGCAAATTTCGCACGCCATGGTGGTGATTTTGGTGACGGTCATGCCGGCGGTATCCATGCAGCAACCTTCGTTGCAAGAATATGATGCCGCGCAGTGCCTGGGCGCCTGGACGCCCGCATACTCGCCCTCCCCGCCGGCACTGCCGGTCACTGCATGGAGGCCGTATGTTTGTTCGCCAATGGTGCGCCCCGTTGACCGGCGCGATCA is part of the Pseudoduganella lutea genome and encodes:
- the pelA gene encoding pectate lyase, which gives rise to MQRRTCLITLSTLAMSAAGCASAPGGAQAAPMLSQEGNPLNGELASYRRWLSGNADAATALAADRRLADHIVSWQMAHGGFYKETKWYAAAWNGTAPRSGWFGAGGTELGTIDNGATVSEICVLADVYGRGGNTVHRDAARRAMDFLLRMQYPSGGYPQVYPARTGTVYSNNATFNDNAMVRVLKLLDDAARQRPPFAGDVFTAQQRTRMEQAIGRAEDFILKAQIVQDGVKTVWCAQHDPVTHAPVTGRSFELPSKSGLESVLVIAFLMSRPQTPAVAAAAKAGVAWYRRGAVQMRDTAFDPRATRPTGADPFVRRPGSTTWYRFYDLATDTGFFCGRQPTDKPPGAGKQYDIMKIGAESRYTYQWGGNYGDRILAYAERVGY